A genomic segment from Cuculus canorus isolate bCucCan1 chromosome 20, bCucCan1.pri, whole genome shotgun sequence encodes:
- the AKAP10 gene encoding A-kinase anchor protein 10, mitochondrial isoform X1, which translates to MSFFRRKGRGAAGGSPGAERRLPGPGPAPPASARAPRSGIPADHVKGKEQEKTTDVKAIKSPLPVHSPQRSTRNHALLEAAGPSHVAINAISANMDSFSSSRTAALKKQPSHMEAAHFGDLGRSCLNYQAQETKSSLSKTLEQVLQDNVALPYFIQFMELRRMEHLVKFWLEAESFHSTTWSRIRAHSLNTVKQSSLAEPVSPSKQQEMALSSPTGLLEERLEGSSTVCLVRTKPLASDKDDRTSNSPNHVLSHQESDNASVLCLRKSETGTHSVPADQQDSSKLTVSNRNSPSSALKDLSGKLMKSIERDAVSTFTKYISPDAAKPIPITEGMRNDIVAKICGEDGQVDPNCFVTAQSIVFNAMEQEHFSEFLRSHHFCKYQIEVLTSGTVYLADILFCESALFYFSEYMEKEDAVNVLQFWLAADNFQSQLAAKKGQYDGQEAQNDAMILYDKYFSLQATHPLGFDDAVRLEIESNICREGGPLPNCFTTPLRQAWTTMETVFLPGFLSSNLYYKYLNDLIHSVRGDEFPGGNIALNIHGPGSSPDSDSVGGPDGSASQSNVKKANVKILKNFDEAIIVDAASLDPESLYQRTYAGKMTFGRVSDLGQFIRESEPEPDVKKSKGSMFSQAMKKWVQGNTDEAQEEMAWRIAKMIVNDVMQQAQCEPPSEKVTKL; encoded by the exons ATGTCCTTCTTCAGGCGGAAAGGTAGGGGCGCGGCGGGCGGCAGCCCGGGGGCTGAGCGGCGGCTGCCGGGCCCCGGCCCTGCCCCCCCGGCCTCGGCGCGGGCCCCGAGGAGCGGGATCCCCGCGGATCACG TGAAAggcaaagaacaagaaaagaccACAGATGTGAAGGCAATTAAAT CTCCACTACCAGTACATTCCCCTCAGAGAAGCACTAGAAATCATGCCttgctggaggctgcaggacCAAGCCATGTGGCGATTAATGCCATCTCTGCCAACATGGACTCCTTTTCCAGCAGTCGAACAGCTGCCCTTAAGAAGCAGCCGAGTCACATGGAAGCTGCTCATTTTGGAGACTTAG gCAGATCGTGTCTGAATTATCAGGCTCAAGAGACCAAATCAAGCCTTTCAAAGACCCTTGAACAAGTTCTGCAGGACAATGTAGCCCTCCCTTATTTTATCCAGTTTATGGAACTACGCAGAATGGAACACTTGGTTAAATTTTGGCTAGAGGCCGAAAGCTTCCACTCCACAACATGGTCCCGTATAAGAGCGCATAGCCTGAACACCGTTAAGCAGAGTTCGTTGGCAGAGCCCGTGTCACCCTCCAAACAGCAGGAAATGGCATTGTCTTCTCCAACAGGATTACTTGAGGAGAGACTGGAGGGTTCTAGCACAGTCTGCCTGGTCAGGACCAAGCCGCTGGCTTCAGACAAGGACGACAGAACTAGCAACAGCCCGAACCACGTGCTCTCACATCAGGAGAGCGATAACGCCAGTGTTCTTTGTCTAAGAAAATCTGAGACTGGGACCCATTCTGTTCCAGCTGATCAGCAAGATTCTTCCAAGCTTACAGTATCAAATAGAAACAGCCCTTCCTCTGCACTAAAAGACTTGTCAGGAAAACTGATGAAAA gTATAGAACGGGATGCAGTTAGTACCTTTACCAAATATATTTCTCCAGATGCTGCTAAACCAATACCTATTACAGAAGGAATGAGAAATGACATAGTTG caaaGATTTGTGGGGAAGACGGACAAGTGGATCCAAACTGTTTTGTTACAGCACAGTCAATAGTGTTTAATGCAATGGAACAAGA GCACTTTAGTGAATTTTTGCGAAGTCATCATTTCTGTAAATACCAGATTGAGGTGCTGACTAGCGGGACCGTTTATCTGGCTGACATACTTTTCTGTGAATCAGCCCTGTTCTATTTCTCTGAG tacatggaaaaggaagatgcaGTTAACGTGTTGCAGTTCTGGTTGGCAGCAGATAACTTCCAGTCTCAACTCGCTGCCAAAAAAGGCCAGTATGATGGGCAAGAAGCACAGAATGATGCCATGATTTTATATGACAA GTACTTCTCCCTTCAAGCCACGCATCCTCTTGGGTTTGATGATGCGGTGAGGTTAGAGATTGAATCCAACATCTGCAGGGAAGGTGGTCCTCTCCCCAACTGTTTCACTACTCCCTTGCGGCAGGCGTGGACTACCATGGAGACG GTTTTTTTACCTGGCTTCTTGTCCAGCAACCTTTACTACAAATACTTGAATGATCTCATCCATTCAGTACGAGGAGATGAATTTCCAGGAGGGAATATTGCACTGAATATCCATGGCCCTGGCAGTTCTCCTGATAGCGATTCTGTCGGGGGCCCGGATGGTTCTGCCTCCCAG tcGAATGTCAAAAAGGCTAATgttaaaatcttgaaaaattTTGATGAAGCAATAATTGTAGATGCTGCAAGTTTGGATCCAGAATCTTTGTATCAACGAACATATGCAGG gaAGATGACATTTGGACGAGTCAGTGACCTGGGACAGTTTATCAGAGAGTCTGAACCAGAGCCTGATGTCAAAAAATCAAAag GGTCCATGTTTTCACAAGCAATGAAGAAATGGGTTCAAGGAAACACAGATGAG
- the AKAP10 gene encoding A-kinase anchor protein 10, mitochondrial isoform X2 produces MSFFRRKVKGKEQEKTTDVKAIKSPLPVHSPQRSTRNHALLEAAGPSHVAINAISANMDSFSSSRTAALKKQPSHMEAAHFGDLGRSCLNYQAQETKSSLSKTLEQVLQDNVALPYFIQFMELRRMEHLVKFWLEAESFHSTTWSRIRAHSLNTVKQSSLAEPVSPSKQQEMALSSPTGLLEERLEGSSTVCLVRTKPLASDKDDRTSNSPNHVLSHQESDNASVLCLRKSETGTHSVPADQQDSSKLTVSNRNSPSSALKDLSGKLMKSIERDAVSTFTKYISPDAAKPIPITEGMRNDIVAKICGEDGQVDPNCFVTAQSIVFNAMEQEHFSEFLRSHHFCKYQIEVLTSGTVYLADILFCESALFYFSEYMEKEDAVNVLQFWLAADNFQSQLAAKKGQYDGQEAQNDAMILYDKYFSLQATHPLGFDDAVRLEIESNICREGGPLPNCFTTPLRQAWTTMETVFLPGFLSSNLYYKYLNDLIHSVRGDEFPGGNIALNIHGPGSSPDSDSVGGPDGSASQSNVKKANVKILKNFDEAIIVDAASLDPESLYQRTYAGKMTFGRVSDLGQFIRESEPEPDVKKSKGSMFSQAMKKWVQGNTDEAQEEMAWRIAKMIVNDVMQQAQCEPPSEKVTKL; encoded by the exons ATGTCCTTCTTCAGGCGGAAAG TGAAAggcaaagaacaagaaaagaccACAGATGTGAAGGCAATTAAAT CTCCACTACCAGTACATTCCCCTCAGAGAAGCACTAGAAATCATGCCttgctggaggctgcaggacCAAGCCATGTGGCGATTAATGCCATCTCTGCCAACATGGACTCCTTTTCCAGCAGTCGAACAGCTGCCCTTAAGAAGCAGCCGAGTCACATGGAAGCTGCTCATTTTGGAGACTTAG gCAGATCGTGTCTGAATTATCAGGCTCAAGAGACCAAATCAAGCCTTTCAAAGACCCTTGAACAAGTTCTGCAGGACAATGTAGCCCTCCCTTATTTTATCCAGTTTATGGAACTACGCAGAATGGAACACTTGGTTAAATTTTGGCTAGAGGCCGAAAGCTTCCACTCCACAACATGGTCCCGTATAAGAGCGCATAGCCTGAACACCGTTAAGCAGAGTTCGTTGGCAGAGCCCGTGTCACCCTCCAAACAGCAGGAAATGGCATTGTCTTCTCCAACAGGATTACTTGAGGAGAGACTGGAGGGTTCTAGCACAGTCTGCCTGGTCAGGACCAAGCCGCTGGCTTCAGACAAGGACGACAGAACTAGCAACAGCCCGAACCACGTGCTCTCACATCAGGAGAGCGATAACGCCAGTGTTCTTTGTCTAAGAAAATCTGAGACTGGGACCCATTCTGTTCCAGCTGATCAGCAAGATTCTTCCAAGCTTACAGTATCAAATAGAAACAGCCCTTCCTCTGCACTAAAAGACTTGTCAGGAAAACTGATGAAAA gTATAGAACGGGATGCAGTTAGTACCTTTACCAAATATATTTCTCCAGATGCTGCTAAACCAATACCTATTACAGAAGGAATGAGAAATGACATAGTTG caaaGATTTGTGGGGAAGACGGACAAGTGGATCCAAACTGTTTTGTTACAGCACAGTCAATAGTGTTTAATGCAATGGAACAAGA GCACTTTAGTGAATTTTTGCGAAGTCATCATTTCTGTAAATACCAGATTGAGGTGCTGACTAGCGGGACCGTTTATCTGGCTGACATACTTTTCTGTGAATCAGCCCTGTTCTATTTCTCTGAG tacatggaaaaggaagatgcaGTTAACGTGTTGCAGTTCTGGTTGGCAGCAGATAACTTCCAGTCTCAACTCGCTGCCAAAAAAGGCCAGTATGATGGGCAAGAAGCACAGAATGATGCCATGATTTTATATGACAA GTACTTCTCCCTTCAAGCCACGCATCCTCTTGGGTTTGATGATGCGGTGAGGTTAGAGATTGAATCCAACATCTGCAGGGAAGGTGGTCCTCTCCCCAACTGTTTCACTACTCCCTTGCGGCAGGCGTGGACTACCATGGAGACG GTTTTTTTACCTGGCTTCTTGTCCAGCAACCTTTACTACAAATACTTGAATGATCTCATCCATTCAGTACGAGGAGATGAATTTCCAGGAGGGAATATTGCACTGAATATCCATGGCCCTGGCAGTTCTCCTGATAGCGATTCTGTCGGGGGCCCGGATGGTTCTGCCTCCCAG tcGAATGTCAAAAAGGCTAATgttaaaatcttgaaaaattTTGATGAAGCAATAATTGTAGATGCTGCAAGTTTGGATCCAGAATCTTTGTATCAACGAACATATGCAGG gaAGATGACATTTGGACGAGTCAGTGACCTGGGACAGTTTATCAGAGAGTCTGAACCAGAGCCTGATGTCAAAAAATCAAAag GGTCCATGTTTTCACAAGCAATGAAGAAATGGGTTCAAGGAAACACAGATGAG